In Magnetovibrio sp., the genomic stretch GGTGCGGAAAGTGTTTCCAAAGAGCAACACTTCGAATACTTAATGATCAGCAAGTTGGCGAAACGCTTTGACTTGTTGAAAAGCTTTGTTAACGATTTATGACCACAATTGTGGTGCGTGTTTTTCCGGTGTGAGCGGAAACCACGGAAATGCGGTTAGCCATGCGGGCTAACACTACGGGCAACGTTTCGTGATGTCGCTGAGCAGAGCGCATCTAGGGCGGTTAGAGCGTGAAGAAGGGGACAGGGGATGTTGAATCCCAGTTTGAGCCAGGTTTTTCTGGTGAAGTTCTATAACAAGGCCGTACGCGCCCTGGTCAAAGAAAACCGGAGCCATTCCTTTTTCGAAGATCATTGGGCAGATGTTCACACTCAAGACGTGGTCGCTTCCACCGAAGCCGAGGCCCGTTCTAAAATCGCCAAACGGTTTCCGCCGGAAGACGGATTCGTGATCGAAACGGTGCTGACCGTCACCCATTGATCCGCCGTTTCAAGCCCGAGGGCCTGGCGCATGACGCGTGAAGACTTCGACGCCTATTGCGCGTCACTCAAGTCCGTGACCCATGTGGTGCAATGGGGCGATGCGTCTGTCTGGAAAGTCGGCGGTAAAATTTTCGCCATTTGTTCGGACTGGGGGCCAAGCACGTCGGACGACGACGAACACCCCAAAATCAGCTTCAAATGCAGCGATCTCAGCTATGACATCTTGCGCCGTCAAGACGGCATCGTACCCGCGCCGTATCTGGCGCGCGCCAAATGGGTTCAGGTGCAAAACCCGGACGCGATGAGCGACGATGACCTGCGCGGTTACATCGATGACGCCCACGCCCTGATTTCAGCCAAATTGACCAAAGCGAAACGAGCCGAATTGGAGCTTTGATAGGGGTTTATTGCTCTTCGCCGCCGCTTTCGTAGTAGCGCCAGCCGTCGACCCCTTTGAGCACCACGCCGTCGAATCCAAGGTCGAAAATCCCATATAAATACGACGCCGTGCCGCCGACCAGCACGCTTTGCCATGCGGGGTCCCAATAGTGGGTGCGGTGACGGTCGGGGTCTTCACGAACCGCCAAGTCGATAAAGGCGGGCGAGCCCTTGGTCCAGTCCGGTTGCCAGAAATAGTCGTAGGTGGCCGCGGTCGAGATATCGAGTTCCGCCAACACCAACCGGCGCGCGCCGAGTTTTTTGTACTTCAGGCGCTCCACATCCAATTTGCTCAGCGGCGCGCGGCCGTGAAACACACCGGTGATGACGATGTCGTGGTTGGTGCCGCTCAGCGCCTGGACGAAATCGCGGGTGACGCCGAAGCCCTGGGAATGGGCGATGTAGAGGAAATTCTTCGCCTGGGTCGGGTCGCTCAACGATGTCGGGTTGGCGTTGTAGGCCGCGCGCGGATGGGCGGGAATGCGCCCCAGCACCGGGCTGGCGGCGACAAACGGGGTGAAGCCTTGTTGGGCGCTGGCGGCGTAGAGCTTGTCGATTTCGTCAGGTTTCGTGGAGAATTCGAGGTTGAGGATATCGACGCCCATGGCTTTCGCGGTCGCGGCGTTGGCGATCAGCCGGTTGCGCGCTGTGGTGACGGCGGGGTCTTCCTTAGGGTCGGCACTCTGCAAGGTCCTGGTCAGATTGGGTTGCAGCACGCCGTCGATGGCGCGGATGTACGCTTGGGCCGGGAACAGCAGGGTGTCGTCTTGGGGATCTGGCTTGCTGACCAGATCGAGGCCATTTTCGGCAATGACGATGAAATTGGGGTTGAGGCTGCGGCCATAGGCGCTGATGGCCTGCACCCATTGGCGCATGCTTTCGCGAAAATCAATCGTCACATCGCCGGGGCCGAGCGGCCCCTGCGCCAGACTTTGAACCGGCATCACCAGGGCGGACAGGGCAAACGCCGCGGCCGCCAATCCCGCCTTTATTTTCGTGTTCAAGCCTTAAGCCCCTTTATCCTTTTATCCCTTTTATCCGATTCTCACGTTTGATGGTACGGCTTCCTTTGCACAGGGTTGGGCGATGAGGGGGAAAGCGCAGGTATTCCAACGCCAATTCGGAAGCTCTTCCCAACGTCGAGGCCCGGCCCTAAAGTGCGCCGCATGAAGACACATGTGATCGTGATCGGAAATGAAAAAGGCGGCAGTGGCAAGTCCACCACCGTGATGCATTTGGCCGTCGGTTTGCTGCGGTTGGGCAAACGCGTCACGGTCATCGACTTGGATGCGCGCCAGGGCACCATCAGCCGCTATTTCGAAAATCGCCAGCACCATATCGACAAGACCGGGCTCAATCTGCCGATGCCGGAACTGTTGACCTTGCGTCCCCAAGACGGTGGTGGTGATGAAGAAGGCATCGAGGCGCTATTGGCGGGCGTGTTCGAAGATGCCGGCGACACCGCCGACGTGGTCATCGTCGACACCCCGGGGTCCGATACCGCCATGTCGCGCCTGGCCCATTCGTTCGCCGACACCTTGATCACGCCGATCAACGACAGTTTCATCGATTTGGACGTGTTGGCGAAAATCGATCCCGCCACCATGACCATCAAAAGCCCCAGCCACTATGCCGAGCTGGTGTGGCAGCAGCGGCTGGTGCGCGCCAAGCGTGGGCAAAAAGCCGCCGATTGGATCGTCATGCGCAACCGCATGGGCCACACCGACAGCAAAAACAAACGCGAAATCGAGCGTCTGGTGACGGAATTGGCCAAACGCGTCAGTTTTCGCACCGTGCCGGGCTTTTCCGAACGGGTGATCTTTCGCGAACTGTTCCACCAGGGCCTGACGCTGATGGACGTGGCCGAGGTGCAGGGCGAAAGCGCGCTGAGCATGTCCCACGTTGCAGCGCGCCAGGAAGTGCGCGCCTTGGTCGAGGCGATCAAGCTTTCCTAACGCCAAAACCGAGACTATCTTTAGCTTGTTGTTTTAAACCCGAACGAGCTGAGGAGTTTATCATGTCCATCGAAAGCGCCCTTGCGCTGGTCGTCGCGATTTTCGTGCTGGGCATCACCCCGGGACCGGGTGTGTTTGCCATCGTCGCGCGCGCCTTGGCGCTGGGCTTTCGCCCCACGTTGGTGTTTATCGTCGGCGTGATCGTTGGCGATCTGGTGTATTTGGTGTTGGCGGCGTTGGGCCTCAGCGTGATCGCCACACAATACAGCGCGGCGTTCGGGTTGCTGAAAATCGCCGGTGGGCTGTATCTGATTTATTTGGGCATTCAGACGTGGCGTTCGGCCAAGCACGTCGACACCGGTTTGACGCCGACCCCGGAACGCGGCGGCGGACGCAGCTTTTTATCCGGCCTCAGCCTAACCCTGGGCAATCCCAAAGTGGTGGTGTTCTACGTCGCCTTTTTGCCCGCGTTCATGGATCTCGGCGCGCTCAGCACCGGCGGCCTGATCAGCGCCGCGGTGGTGGTCAGCGTGACCTTGTTCGCGGTGATGGCGGGCTATGCGTGGATGGCGTCCAGAGCCCGTGCGCTGTTTCGGTCCAACCGCGCGGTGAAGAACCTGCACCGCGGTGCGGGCGGCTTGATGATCGGCGCTGGCGGGGCCGTCGCGGTCAGCTGACGAGATGACGAACGACGACAACCATCTGCCGACATCGGCGTCAAAAGGCGCAGCGATCGATGCGTTTCTCGACGACCTGAACAAGACCCCGGTGCCGTTCGCGGGCGGCCGGGGCGGTCGCTTGCTGTTCGCCATGGATGCCACCGCGTCGCGCGAACCCACCTGGGACATGGCCGCACAGATCCAAGGCGAGATGTTCGAAGCCACCCGCGACATCGGCGGTTTGGCGGTGCAGTTGGCGTTTTTTCGCGGTTTCGGCGAATTCAAGGTCACCGGTTGGCTGTCCAGCGCCCAAGACATCCATCGCTTGATGAGCAAGGTGTTCTGCCTGGCGGGGGAAACCCAGGTGGAAAAGGTGCTCAAGCACGCACGCAACGAAGCCACCCGTTCGGCTGTGCGCGCCGTGGTCTACGTCGGCGATTGTTTCGAAGAAAATATCGACCATGTCGGCCAGGTGGCGGGGGAACTGGGCTTGCTGGGCGTGCCGGTGTTCGTCTTTCACGAAGGCTTCGATGCCCATGCTGAGCGCGCCTTTCGCCACATCGCCAAGCTCAGCGGCGGCGCTTATGCGCGCTTTGACGCCGGCAGCGCCGAAATGCTGAAAAAGCTGCTCGGCGCCGTGGCGGTGTTCGCTGCGGGCGGTCGCGGCGCCTTGGATGCATACGCCAAGGTGCAAGGCGGCGACATCTTGCGCATCACCGAACAAATGCGCGGAGGTGGCCAATGATTTCCTATTTCATCCTCGGCATCGCGCTGTTGATCGCGATGATTTTGCTGTCGCGCTGGTACGTATCGACGTCGCCGAAAACGCTGCTGAAGGGATTGAAGTGGATCGGTTTCACGGTCGTGGTGGTGGTGGTCGCGTGGCTGGCGCTGACGGGCCGGTTGTGGGCGGCGGT encodes the following:
- a CDS encoding MmcQ/YjbR family DNA-binding protein; the encoded protein is MTREDFDAYCASLKSVTHVVQWGDASVWKVGGKIFAICSDWGPSTSDDDEHPKISFKCSDLSYDILRRQDGIVPAPYLARAKWVQVQNPDAMSDDDLRGYIDDAHALISAKLTKAKRAELEL
- a CDS encoding division plane positioning ATPase MipZ; its protein translation is MKTHVIVIGNEKGGSGKSTTVMHLAVGLLRLGKRVTVIDLDARQGTISRYFENRQHHIDKTGLNLPMPELLTLRPQDGGGDEEGIEALLAGVFEDAGDTADVVIVDTPGSDTAMSRLAHSFADTLITPINDSFIDLDVLAKIDPATMTIKSPSHYAELVWQQRLVRAKRGQKAADWIVMRNRMGHTDSKNKREIERLVTELAKRVSFRTVPGFSERVIFRELFHQGLTLMDVAEVQGESALSMSHVAARQEVRALVEAIKLS
- a CDS encoding LysE family translocator; translation: MSIESALALVVAIFVLGITPGPGVFAIVARALALGFRPTLVFIVGVIVGDLVYLVLAALGLSVIATQYSAAFGLLKIAGGLYLIYLGIQTWRSAKHVDTGLTPTPERGGGRSFLSGLSLTLGNPKVVVFYVAFLPAFMDLGALSTGGLISAAVVVSVTLFAVMAGYAWMASRARALFRSNRAVKNLHRGAGGLMIGAGGAVAVS
- a CDS encoding VWA domain-containing protein codes for the protein MTNDDNHLPTSASKGAAIDAFLDDLNKTPVPFAGGRGGRLLFAMDATASREPTWDMAAQIQGEMFEATRDIGGLAVQLAFFRGFGEFKVTGWLSSAQDIHRLMSKVFCLAGETQVEKVLKHARNEATRSAVRAVVYVGDCFEENIDHVGQVAGELGLLGVPVFVFHEGFDAHAERAFRHIAKLSGGAYARFDAGSAEMLKKLLGAVAVFAAGGRGALDAYAKVQGGDILRITEQMRGGGQ